GACGACGGGCATCGCCGGACGGCTGGGGGTGCAGCTGGGACGGGGGGAGCACGAACCCGAACCGGGTCAGGCGGTAGGGACGGCGGCGGTCACGCACGTCGTCGATCCCGCCTGCGGCCCACGGGTTGCACCGCGCGATCCGCCAGGCCCCCATCGCCGACCCGCGCACGACGCCGTACTGCTGGATGGCCTCGAGCGCGTACCGTGAGCACGACGGGTGGTAGCGGCAGACGTTCCCGTACAGGGGAGAGATGACCGCGCGGTAGGCGCGCAGCACGACGACGCACACGTTGCGCGGGAGCAACGCGACGACCCAGGCCAGTCGGTTCAACGCCAGCCGGGTCCACTGGATGCGGTTCATGCTGCCTTCTCCACCCCGCGCGCGAAGGAGCGCGAGACGTCTCCGAGCAGGCTAGGCCATCCGGCCTGCGCCGCGGCTGGCAAGGCCCTGATGACCACGTCGTGGCCGGTCGGCACCTCGGTCAGCAGATCGTGGGCGATCGCCTTGAACCGACGTCGCACCGTGTTGCGGGTGACGGCGTTGCCGACCGTCTTCGCGACGATGAACCCGAAGCGGGTCGGGTCGTCCGGACCGGGCTCGGCCCCGACGGGTCGACGGACCACGGATACGACGACGTGCGCCGTGGCGCTCCTGCGACCACGACGCACGACGGACCGGTAGTCCTCACCGCGGACGATGCGGTTGGCGCGAGCCAACACGATCGCTACCGGGTTCCGATTCGGGAC
The sequence above is drawn from the Curtobacterium sp. MR_MD2014 genome and encodes:
- the yidD gene encoding membrane protein insertion efficiency factor YidD, with translation MNRIQWTRLALNRLAWVVALLPRNVCVVVLRAYRAVISPLYGNVCRYHPSCSRYALEAIQQYGVVRGSAMGAWRIARCNPWAAGGIDDVRDRRRPYRLTRFGFVLPPSQLHPQPSGDARRPVLLPQRTRKA
- the rnpA gene encoding ribonuclease P protein component; this encodes MLARANRIVRGEDYRSVVRRGRRSATAHVVVSVVRRPVGAEPGPDDPTRFGFIVAKTVGNAVTRNTVRRRFKAIAHDLLTEVPTGHDVVIRALPAAAQAGWPSLLGDVSRSFARGVEKAA